In Leifsonia sp. AK011, the genomic stretch ACGAATCAGCGGGTCGAGCGCGCTGAAGGCCTCATCCATGAGGAGCACGTCGGTATCCGCCGCCAGGGCGCGCGCGAGACCCACCCGCTGCTGCATCCCACCGGAGAGCTCGGACGGAAGCCGGTCGCCCCACCCGCCAAGCCCCACGAGTTCCGTCGTGGTGCGGGCGCGCTCGAGGCGTTCCGCTCGGGCAACGCCCTGAATCTCGAGCCCGTACGCGACGTTCTCGAGCACAGTCCGATGCGGAAGTAGCGCGAAGTGCTGGAAGACCATCGAGATCCGCTCGCGTCGAATTGCGCGGATGCGACGCGGAGAGGCACCCGTGATCGTGTCGCCGCCGATCGATACGGAGCCGGAGGTTGCCTCCAGGAGTCCGTTGAGCATGCGGATGAGCGTCGACTTGCCGGACCCTGATAGGCCCATCACGACGAAGATCTCTCCTTCGCGGACGTCGAAGGAGGCGTCGATGACGGCCGCCATGGTGTCGTCGCCAAGGTCGTCGCGCGTAGCGCCGCTCCGTAGCTTCTGCACGGAGTCGAGAGGATTTCTGCCGAAGACCTTGAATAGTCGTTCAACGTGGAGGGCAATGCTGTCAGTCACGGATTCCTGTGCCCACGCGAATAGCGCGGGTCTCGGGTTACGTCCGGGCGCTCAGGTCGCTATCGATGTCTCGAGGGATCGTGATGATCCCGAGTCGTCCGACGTGCAGACACGAGCAGCCATACGAACGTCACACTGTCGGTAACGTTCGCGGCCTGGTTGTCAGGGCGGGTACTCCTCGGTCGTGTCGGACGCGTCGCCGGGAGGCACAGCCGAACCTAGCGTCGTTAGCTCGTCATCTCCACCTGAGGAACCGAGCACGATTCGCCGAACCTGTCGAAATCCCCGTACCTCCGGTGAACTGACCCTCGCGGCGTCGCCCGGTCGTTGTGAAGTCGTTACCGCGGTCGGTCACGGAAGCTACTCCGCCGAGCCCTCCACAGAGCCCGTGATCGGCCCCGTCTCGTCGAAGAGGTAGCAGAGGATCTCGCGATCCCCTTCTGCCCAGCTCTCCTCGGTGGGGAAGTAGTAGCCGATCGAGTACTTGGAGTCACCCGCTTCGATGCCGGTGAACGTTGCGAAGTTCGCGGTACAGTCGGCGTTGGCCTGGGCCGTGATGGTCTCCTCGTCCGGGAAGTCCCCGTCCGGAATCTGCACTGAGGCGAAGACCTCGCTCTCGTGCGGCTTCTCGCACTCGATCGTGGGGACCGTGTCGACCTCGCCGACGCCGCTGTCGTTGAGACAGTCCCCGACGACGATGGCGAAGGCATCCGTGTCCACCCCGTCAGCCGTGTTGACGTCCGTGGGCTCGGGGGCGCCAGCGCAACCGGCCAGGGCAAGAGCAGCGGTAGCGATCAGGATGACGCCGTATCGGCGCGTGAGCGAGGTCGAGATCGTGGCCATGGCCGGTGCCCCTTAGGAAGTCTGTGTGCGGTCAGGGACCTGAGAAGAATCGTCGGTCTACTGGGAGTTTAGTGCGGCAAGAACGCGATCGTGCAGCAACCCATTCGTCGCCAGTGCCGATCCGTTCCATGGCCCCGGCACGCCATCCACCGAGGTGAATCGCCCGCCAGCCTCCTCGATGATGGGGATGAGCGCGGCCATGTCGTAGGGCTTCAGGTCGAACTCGCTGACGATGTCGAGTGCGCCCTCCGCGAGCAGCATGTACGACCACATGTCGCCGATCGCGCGTGAGCGCCACACGCTTCGCGAGAGTGCGACGACGTCGTCGAGGCGCCCCTCCTCATCCCAGCCCTGCAGGCTGTTGTAGCTGAGGGATGCATCGGCGATCTCGCTCACCCCGCTGACCGCGAGTCTCTTCGGCTCCTCGCCGTGTGACATCCCCCATGCACCGTGGCCCGCCGCCGCGTACCAGCGACGCCCGAGCGCGGGTGCGCTCACCACTCCCACGATCGGGATCCCGTCGATGGCAAGGGCGATGAGCGTGCCCCAGATCGGCACTCCCCGCAGGAAGTTGGCGGTTCCATCGATCGGGTCGATGATCCACTGGCGGCTTCCCGTGCCCTGCGTTCCGTACTCCTCACCCAGGATGGAGTCGCCGGGCCGAGCCGCCTCGATGCCGCTGCGGATGCTGCGCTCCACCGCCTGGTCGGCGTCTGTCACGGGCGTGCGGTCCGGCTTTGTCGTGACGACGAGATCCACGGAGTGGAACCGGTCGAGCGACAGCAGGTCGGCGTTGCCGGCGAGGGAGAGGGCGAGCGAGAGGTCGTCTGCGGGGGAGTAGTCCGTCACGATCCCAGCGTAGCGATGAGCCGCTGGAACGAGTCGAGGCGCTGCCGCCCGGCCTCACCGAGCTCGCCGGCCTGGACGCCCAGGATGATCGCGCAGTCCGGTGTGCCCGGTAGGTGCGTGCATCCGCGAGGGCAGTCCTCGGCGAGCCCGGCCAGGTCGGTGAAGGATGCAAGGATGCTCGCCGGATCCACGTGGCCCAGCCCGAACGACCGCACACCCGGCGTATCGACGATCCACCCATTGCCGAGTCGGTACGAGATGGTGGAGGACGACGTGTGCCTTCCGCGCCCCGTGACGTCGTTCACGCGCCCGATCGCGCGGTTGGCGTCGGGTACGAGGGCGTTCACGAGCGTCGACTTTCCGACGCCCGAGTGACCGACAGCCACCGTGGTGTGCCCGTCGAGCAGTTCGATCAGTTCGTCGATGGGCACGGCATCCGACCCGCTCGTGACGATCGTGAGGTCGAGCCCGGCGAAGTTCCCGAGGAACTCGGCAGGGTCGGCGAGGTCGGTCTTCGTGATGACGAGGATCGGGTGGATGCCCGCGTCGTAGGCCGCGACAAGGTACCGGTCCACCAGCCGGGGTCGGGGCTCGGGGTTCGCGGCGGCCACAACGATGAGCATCTGGTCGGCGTTGGCGACGATCACGCGCTCGACGGCGTCGGTATCGTCGGCGCTGCGACGGAGCAGTGTAGTGCGGGGCTGGATGCGCACGATGCGTGCCAGGGAGCCTTCCGAACCGGTCGTATCACCCACGAGATCCACGTAGTCACCGGTCACGATGGCCTTGCGGCCCAGCTCGCGAGCGCGGGTAGCGACGATCTGTCGTTCCTCCGCGCCTCCCTCGTCGACCCAGACACCGTATCGACCGCGGTCGACGCTGAAGACGCGGCCGGGTATCGCGTCCGTGTGCTCGGGGCGGAGTTTGCTGCGCGGCTTGTTGCCCTTGGGGTTCGGGCGCACACGGGCATCCGTCTCGTCGTACTCGGACCAGGCGTCCTCGTCGTCGGAGTCGGTCAACCAGCTCATACGCGCTACAGCGTTCCGAGTTCGCCGGATGCGGACGTGCCTTCGGCGACAGCGAGCGTGCGACCGGTCCACAGGGCCGCGAACTGGGGGAGTGTCTTCGAGGTGGTGTCGATGTCCTCGACCTCGACGCCCGGCACCGCGAGCCCGATGATGGCTCCGGTCGTGGCCATCCGGTGGTCCTCGTAGGTGTGCCACAGTCCGGCGCCAAGCGGTGCGGGTTCGATCGCGAGACCATCATCGAGCTCCGTGACATTGCCGCCCAGGCCGTTGATCTCGGCGGCAAGAGCCGCCAGCCGGTCGGTCTCGTGACCGCGAAGATGACCGATGCCGGTGATGCGGCTGGGGGTGCTCGCCAGCGCAGCGATCCCCACGATCGCGGGGGCGAGCTCGCCACCCGCGGACAGATCGATGTCCACACCCGGAAGAGTCGCGCCGCCCAGAAGGCCAACGCCTCCATCGACAGTGAGGGAGCCATCGGCCCGCGTCACTCCCGCTCCGAAGAGCGGAAGGATCGTCTCGAGGTGCGCGCCTACCTGAGTGGTGACATCCGGCCAGCCGTCGATCGTCACTGTGCCGCCGGCCACGATGGCGGCCGCGAGGAACGGCGCGGCATTCGAGAGGTCGGGCTCGATGTCGATCTCGCCACCGGCAATCGCCTGCGGTTCGACGGTCCAGAGGCCCGGCTCCGGGCTCTCCACGGTGACTCCGCGGGCGGCGAGGCACTCGATGGTCATCTCGATGTGCGGGATGCTCGGCAGGTGCTCGCCCGTGTGGCGCAGCCGGAGGCCGCGCGTGAACCGTGGTGCCGAGAGCAGAAGGCCCGACACGAACTGGCTGGACGCGGATGCATCGATCTCGAGCTCGCCGCCCTCCACCGATCCCGTTCCGTACACGCTGAAGGGGAGCACGCCGCGTCCATCGTCGTTCACGTCGACGCCGAGGGTACGGAGAGCGTCGATCATCGTGCGCATCGGGCGACGGCGGGCGCTGGCATCCCCGTCGAAGACGACGGGACCGAGCGCGAGGGAGGCGACCGGCGGAACGAAGCGCATGACCGTGCCGGCGAGTCCGCAATCGATGGACGAACTACCGATGAGTTCGCCGGGGGTGATGAGCAGATCGGGTCCGAACTCGCCGTCGCCCTCCACCTCCTCGATGGTCGCGCCGAGGTTGCGCAGGGCCTCGATCATGAGCGCGGAGTCGCGCGAATGCAGCGGCCTGCGCAGGAGCGTGGGGGAGTCCGCGAGGGCGGAGAGCACGAGCTCACGGTTGGTGAGACTCTTGGAACCGGGGAGTTGGAGGCGTGCATCCAGCCGTCCGGTTGCGGTGGGCGCGAGCCACGGACCGGACTCGTCGACGGGCACGAGCTCGTCATCGCCATAGGGACTGAACTCGGGACCGGAATACCTGTAGACCTGCATCGGTTACCACAGTATCGGGCCATTCGACCCTCGCGAGGAGATAGCGCATGCTGGCACAGGTACTGGAACGCGATACGCGCGTACCCGGCGACCTAGACTGGGCGCTGATGAGTACCGAGACGCCCTTCGAGGGCGACGACCAAACCGCAGCCGAGACTCCAGGCGAAGGGGTTGACCCCACTAGCGCGGAGGCCCTCCGCGCTCTCTTCGAAGAGCAGGCCCTCCCCTACATGGACCAGCTCTATGCCGCGGCGATGCGCATGACGCGCAACCCGGCCGACGCTGCTGACCTCGTCCAGGAGACCTTCGTCAAGGCGTTCCAGGCCTTCGGCCAGTACACGCAGGGCACCAACCTCAAGGCGTGGCTGTACCGCATCCAGACCAACACCTTCATCAACACGTATCGCAAGAAGCAGCGCGACCCTTTCCAGGGGAGCATCGACGACCTCGAGGAGTGGCAGGTCGGCAGCGCCGAGTCGGTCACCCAGTCGCGGTCGACCCGCTCGGCGGAGGCCGAGGCCATCGATCACCTGCCCGATAGCGATGTGAAGGAAGCCCTGCAGGCGGTTCCCGAGGACTTCCGCCTGGCGGTGTACCTCGCCGACGTCGAGGGCTTCTCATACCAGGACATCGCGGACATCATGAAGACCCCCGTGGGCACCGTGATGAGCCGCCTCCACCGCGGGCGCCGCATGCTGCGCGAGCTGCTCGCCGACTACGCACGCGAACGCGGCATCGTCGCCGCACCCACCTCATCGAGGAGCACGAAATGACCGACTGCGGATGTGACAAAGCCAAGGCGGAGCTCGAGGAGTACCTGCACCGCGAACTCAGCCCCGAGGACTTCCAGGACATCACCGACCATCTCGAGGGCTGCGAGGACTGCTCGACCGAGCACCTCGTGGGCATTACGCTGACCCTGAAGATGCAGAAGGCGTGCCAGGAGAAGGCTCCAGAGGAGCTTCGGGCGGCCATCATCGCCCGATTGGAGAACGCATAGTGAATACAGTCCTGAACATCATCTGGTTGGTGTTCTCGGGCTTCTGGCTGTTCCTCGGCTACGTGCTGGCCGGCATCATCTGCTGCATCCTCATTGTCACGATTCCGTGGGGAATCGCCTCCTTCCGGATAGCCAACTACGTGCTGTGGCCCTTCGGTCGCCAGGTCGTGCAGAAGCCGACGGCTGGAGCCTTCACGTTCATCGGTAACGTCATCTGGTTCATCTTCGCCGGACTGTGGCTCGCGATCGGACACATCGTCTCCGGCGTCGCCCTGGCGATCACCATCATCGGCATCCCGCTCGCGATCGCCGACTTCAAGATGATCCCGATCTCGCTGGCCCCGCTCGGCAAGGAGATCGTCCCGACCGGTGGCCGCACGATCGTCGCGCCCCAGCTCACGAACTAAATTCTGAGGTAAGGCAAACGGCCCCTCTCGCTTGCGCGGGAAGGGCCGTTTCGCTTACCTCAGGTAGTTACAGGGCGAGCGCTCGGTTGATGAGGTCGGCCTGCTCGATGGCGCTGCGCTTCGAGGAGCCCGTCGCGGGAGACGCGGATGCCGGGCGCGAGGCCACCTTGATGGTGCGACCCTGCAGGTGCCGAACCACTTCGAGGCACATGAACGGCCAGGCACCCTGGTTCTCGGGCTCATCCTGCGTCCACACGAGGTCGGCGTTCGGGTACTGCTCGAGAACGCGGTTGAGGCCCTCGGCGGGAACCGGATAGAACTGCTCCATCCGCACGACCGCGATGTCCTGCACCTCGCGCTTGTCGAGTTCGGCGATGAGGTCGTAGTAGATCTTGCCGGAGGTGAGCAGAACGCGCTTGATCGCGCTCTTGTCCGCGAGGCGGTTGTCGTCGATCACGGGCTCGAACTTTCCGCTCGTGAAGTCCGATACCTCGCTCGTGGCGCCACGCAGTCGCAGCATCGCCTTCGGGGTGAAGACGATGAGCGGGGTGCGCGGACGCTCGTAGGCCTGGCGGCGGAGGAGGTGGAAGTACGACGCTGGTGTCGAGGGGCGCGCGACGGTCATGTTGTTCTCCGCGCACAGCTGCAGGTACCGCTCGATCCTCGCGGAGGAGTGGTCCGGCCCCTGGCCCTCGTAGCCGTGCGGCAGCAGCAGCACGACACTCGAGCGCTGACCCCACTTCTGCTCGGCGCTCGAGATGAACTCGTCGATGACTGTCTGGGCGCCGTTGGCGAAGTCGCCGAACTGTGCCTCCCACAGCACGAGAGCGTCGGCACGCTCCACGGAGTAGCCGTACTCGAAGCCCATCGCCGCGTACTCGCTCAGGAGCGAGTCGTAGATCCAGAGCCGAGCCTGGTTCTCCGTGAGGTTCGCCAGCGGCAGCCATTCCTGGCCGTTCTCACGGTCGTGGAGCACCGCGTGGCGCTGGACGAAGGTGCCGCGCCGGGTGTCCTGGCCCGCCATGCGTACGGGAGTGCCCTCGATGAGGAGCGAGCCGAGAGCGAGAAGTTCACCGAAGCCCCAGTCGATGTTGCCGTTGCGGCTCATGTCGACGCGCTTCTTGAGGAGAGCCTGCAGCTTCGGATGCACGGTGAACCCGGCAGGCGGGTTGTCCTGTGCGTCGCCGATGAGGTGAATGACCGACTCCGGCACCGCCGTCGATTCCGGCTCGCCCGCGGGCTGCTCGTGGCGCTGCGACTCTGGCTTCTCGAGATCGG encodes the following:
- a CDS encoding YccF domain-containing protein, which codes for MNTVLNIIWLVFSGFWLFLGYVLAGIICCILIVTIPWGIASFRIANYVLWPFGRQVVQKPTAGAFTFIGNVIWFIFAGLWLAIGHIVSGVALAITIIGIPLAIADFKMIPISLAPLGKEIVPTGGRTIVAPQLTN
- a CDS encoding septum formation family protein: MATISTSLTRRYGVILIATAALALAGCAGAPEPTDVNTADGVDTDAFAIVVGDCLNDSGVGEVDTVPTIECEKPHESEVFASVQIPDGDFPDEETITAQANADCTANFATFTGIEAGDSKYSIGYYFPTEESWAEGDREILCYLFDETGPITGSVEGSAE
- the rsgA gene encoding ribosome small subunit-dependent GTPase A, with the translated sequence MSWLTDSDDEDAWSEYDETDARVRPNPKGNKPRSKLRPEHTDAIPGRVFSVDRGRYGVWVDEGGAEERQIVATRARELGRKAIVTGDYVDLVGDTTGSEGSLARIVRIQPRTTLLRRSADDTDAVERVIVANADQMLIVVAAANPEPRPRLVDRYLVAAYDAGIHPILVITKTDLADPAEFLGNFAGLDLTIVTSGSDAVPIDELIELLDGHTTVAVGHSGVGKSTLVNALVPDANRAIGRVNDVTGRGRHTSSSTISYRLGNGWIVDTPGVRSFGLGHVDPASILASFTDLAGLAEDCPRGCTHLPGTPDCAIILGVQAGELGEAGRQRLDSFQRLIATLGS
- a CDS encoding sigma-70 family RNA polymerase sigma factor; this encodes MLAQVLERDTRVPGDLDWALMSTETPFEGDDQTAAETPGEGVDPTSAEALRALFEEQALPYMDQLYAAAMRMTRNPADAADLVQETFVKAFQAFGQYTQGTNLKAWLYRIQTNTFINTYRKKQRDPFQGSIDDLEEWQVGSAESVTQSRSTRSAEAEAIDHLPDSDVKEALQAVPEDFRLAVYLADVEGFSYQDIADIMKTPVGTVMSRLHRGRRMLRELLADYARERGIVAAPTSSRSTK
- a CDS encoding zf-HC2 domain-containing protein, producing MTDCGCDKAKAELEEYLHRELSPEDFQDITDHLEGCEDCSTEHLVGITLTLKMQKACQEKAPEELRAAIIARLENA
- a CDS encoding inositol monophosphatase family protein, which encodes MTDYSPADDLSLALSLAGNADLLSLDRFHSVDLVVTTKPDRTPVTDADQAVERSIRSGIEAARPGDSILGEEYGTQGTGSRQWIIDPIDGTANFLRGVPIWGTLIALAIDGIPIVGVVSAPALGRRWYAAAGHGAWGMSHGEEPKRLAVSGVSEIADASLSYNSLQGWDEEGRLDDVVALSRSVWRSRAIGDMWSYMLLAEGALDIVSEFDLKPYDMAALIPIIEEAGGRFTSVDGVPGPWNGSALATNGLLHDRVLAALNSQ
- the aroA gene encoding 3-phosphoshikimate 1-carboxyvinyltransferase, producing the protein MQVYRYSGPEFSPYGDDELVPVDESGPWLAPTATGRLDARLQLPGSKSLTNRELVLSALADSPTLLRRPLHSRDSALMIEALRNLGATIEEVEGDGEFGPDLLITPGELIGSSSIDCGLAGTVMRFVPPVASLALGPVVFDGDASARRRPMRTMIDALRTLGVDVNDDGRGVLPFSVYGTGSVEGGELEIDASASSQFVSGLLLSAPRFTRGLRLRHTGEHLPSIPHIEMTIECLAARGVTVESPEPGLWTVEPQAIAGGEIDIEPDLSNAAPFLAAAIVAGGTVTIDGWPDVTTQVGAHLETILPLFGAGVTRADGSLTVDGGVGLLGGATLPGVDIDLSAGGELAPAIVGIAALASTPSRITGIGHLRGHETDRLAALAAEINGLGGNVTELDDGLAIEPAPLGAGLWHTYEDHRMATTGAIIGLAVPGVEVEDIDTTSKTLPQFAALWTGRTLAVAEGTSASGELGTL